Sequence from the Clostridium botulinum genome:
AAAAATAACTTTCTCAATTTATAAATAAATTTAATATTGGGTGTTTAAAGGAACTACTTATTTACTGGGTAGTTCTTTTATGTATTTAAATGGTTTTTGAATTTTATGATTAATTTATAAATAAATTGTTTTTTCACAAATGTTAATATTTAAACATATATTGAATTAGTATCATTACATGGAGTTGAAAATGCGTGATATACGGCCTGATATTAGCTGGAGGAAAAGGAAGTAGATTATATCCATTATCAAGAAATAGTCAACCAAAACAATTTTTAAAAATTATTAATGAGAAGAGTTTTTTAGTTAATACAGTAGAAAGAATAAAGCCATTAATAGATAGAGAGAATATTTATGTTGTAACTAATAAAGATTATGAAGATAAAATAAAAGAAGAGGTTCAAGATATAAAAAAAGAAAATATTTTTATAGAACCTGCAAATAAAGAAACTGCTACATGTATAGGGCTTTCTGCAGTTAAACTTTTAAAACAAGATGCAGATGCAGTTATGGTAGTGTTACCATCAGATCACTATATTCAAGGTGAGAAAGAATATTTAGACACCCTATCACAAGCAGTAGAAATGGCAAATAGAAGAAGATGTATAGTAACTTTAGGTATAGAGCCTACACGCCCAGAAACAGGATATGGATATATAGAAATGGGAGATAGATCAACAGGCAATATATCTACTTATAAAATTGCTAGATTTACAGAAAAACCAAATTTAGAAGTGGCAAAAGATTTCTTGTTAAAGGGAACTTATTTATGGAATTCTGGTATGTTTGTTTTTAGAGCAGATGTTATCTTAAGAGAAATTGAAAAGTATATTCCTAAAATGCATAAATCATTGATGGAAATATATAAGTATATAGGAGAAGAAAATGAAGAAGATGTAGTTAAAGAACAATATGAAATTATTGATGGAATATCAATAGATTTTGGTGTTATGCAAAAAACGAGAAAAGCGTTTGTAATAAAGTGTGATTTTAATTGGGATGATATAGGAAGTTTTAATGCTCTAAGTAGATTCTTAGGTAAATATAGAAGTAATAGCATATCTAAAAATGTATATATGGAAGACTGTGAAAGTTGTTCTGTATTTGGAGAGAAAAATTTAATAATTGGTTTTGGAATAAAAGATTTAGTGATAGTAGATGCTGGAGATGTTATTTTGGTTATGGATAAAAATAAAGATCAAGAGATAAAGCATTTACTAAATAAATTGAGTGATGAAGATAAATATAATGAATTTTTATAATATTTAAAAATAAGAGTATTAAAAAGGATAGATTTTTTAATCGATGATTATACTTTTTAACACTCTTATTTTTAATTTATTAATAAATTTATGGATAAATAGAAAATTATAAAAAAAATATATTATAATTCTAAAAATAACAGAAAAAAATGCTAATAAAAGCATTGTAAAATATATTATATAATACTATTATAAGAATATATGAATTAGTTATTATTAAAAATAAAAATGTTTTTATTAATAATAGCAAGTGAGAGGGTGTGTATAGAATTGATGATCAATACTCACAAACTTATTGCAGAGAATATTTTAAATAATACAAACAGTAAGAGTATTTATTTAATCAATGATTATAGATTTATATGGGGTAATATAAAACCTGATTGTGTACTTAAATATAAAATGATAAAGCATTATTTTATTGAGAGTATAGATATGATTATTAAAAAGATTGAAAAGTTATGTTCTTTATCGTTACAAGATGTTTATTACAAAATGTCTGTAAATAAATTTAGTGAAGAGCTTGGAGTTATTTGTCATTTCATATGTGATTATTTTTGTGCTCCTCATTATTATCGATGGGAATTTAAGAATACAAGTCAAGTAAAAAATCATGTTATGTATGAAAAGGATTTAGCTAAAATTGCCAAAGAATTTAATTCAAATGGAATTATAACTTCTAATATAGATGCAAATAATATTAAAGAATTTATTTATGATTTACAAAATCAATATGAGGGCTCTATGGATTTTAAAAATGATTTAACATATGCTTATTATGCTTGTGACAGTATAGTAAATATGGTTTTAAATAAAGTGTTTTTAAATGAGTGTAGTTTATCAAAGGTAGTATAA
This genomic interval carries:
- a CDS encoding zinc dependent phospholipase C family protein, with the protein product MINTHKLIAENILNNTNSKSIYLINDYRFIWGNIKPDCVLKYKMIKHYFIESIDMIIKKIEKLCSLSLQDVYYKMSVNKFSEELGVICHFICDYFCAPHYYRWEFKNTSQVKNHVMYEKDLAKIAKEFNSNGIITSNIDANNIKEFIYDLQNQYEGSMDFKNDLTYAYYACDSIVNMVLNKVFLNECSLSKVV
- a CDS encoding mannose-1-phosphate guanylyltransferase, producing the protein MIYGLILAGGKGSRLYPLSRNSQPKQFLKIINEKSFLVNTVERIKPLIDRENIYVVTNKDYEDKIKEEVQDIKKENIFIEPANKETATCIGLSAVKLLKQDADAVMVVLPSDHYIQGEKEYLDTLSQAVEMANRRRCIVTLGIEPTRPETGYGYIEMGDRSTGNISTYKIARFTEKPNLEVAKDFLLKGTYLWNSGMFVFRADVILREIEKYIPKMHKSLMEIYKYIGEENEEDVVKEQYEIIDGISIDFGVMQKTRKAFVIKCDFNWDDIGSFNALSRFLGKYRSNSISKNVYMEDCESCSVFGEKNLIIGFGIKDLVIVDAGDVILVMDKNKDQEIKHLLNKLSDEDKYNEFL